The sequence below is a genomic window from Ipomoea triloba cultivar NCNSP0323 chromosome 2, ASM357664v1.
TACAAActctttattatttgtatatctCTACtaacattttcttataatttttaaatttattttattgtgttaaatagtacttttaatgtcaACGGCCTTGTGGTATAGTGGTACCCGGTgtctcggtttacactcccacagatgatgggagtgggtttgagtctcagtagAGGCAATTGTTGTCAGTAGTATTCAACACATAAAACACTTTTTAAGTatgagtattacattttaaacgGTTTCACAAGTGTGACCTATAATTTTGTTATTGTATTATtggttatattttatttgtctttaaaaaaaataaaaattagtgtatgatttatttaaaatcttttatttatGTAACATAGGCAACATAAACTAAGAGAATGTTTGTTTcactggaaaatatttttcatgaaaaatgtttttctaaAAGTGGAAGACAATTTTGGGTTATGTTGGTTGGTTAGATGAAAAACATTTTATATTGAGTtcctaaaaattaaagaaaacaaagtACGAGAAAAACGATGATATTTTGTTTTCAGCATGATTTGGGAAGAAAATATAACATGGATAAACTATTATActcttataaaatttattaattgtgtaactatataataatttattatcatgATTATTATTAAGGGCATATTGacttttatatttgtaattctttactattttaaataataaaattcatattttcacccattaaataatgattttttttttttttgaaatttatttctcatgaaatttcaatttcattttttttaataatattgttcAACGAATCAAATAGGGTGAAACTAAACTTAAATTGAGTTAAACTACAACGTCTACAAGTTAACAACTAACGAGGGAGGGAAACAACAACGAGTTAACTACAACCACCAAATTGAACAAGGGAGGGAAAACTGCAAATAAAACAAGGAGTTGGggggaaaaatgaaaatagatcAAAATTTAAGCGGCGACAGCGCGAATCGCGAAAACCCTCCCGTCCAAACTGCTCCGCGAGAGAGACCGAGTGGGCCGGAAACCGGAGCTCGCTCACGGCTCACCGCCCGCCGCGCACCTGCGGAGCTCTGTTCCATTCCAGCAGGCAGCAAATTCTCGCCGCCGAGCGAGTCAGAACTGTCAGTCTAGGGAGCGAAAGTTGAAACGAAGGAGCACCGAAGAAGACGAAGATGTCAGACCTAGACAGACAAATAGAGCAGCTCAAGAGATGCGAGCCGTTGAAGGAGTCAGAAGTCAAGGCTCTCTGTCTCAAGGCCATGGAAATCCTCGTTGAAGAAAGCAACGTTCAGAGAGTCGATGCCCCGGTCACTGTAAGACCTAGATCCCTCCCCGCCGAAAAGAAGGCTAAAAAACTTTCTTTTCTTAACATgcatagatagatagatactGTTATGCTTGTGTATAGATTGTAGAGAGCTCAGTTACGTGCGCTACATTGTTATTCttaattcaattttattctaattttGTGTTTTGAGCTAGGTCTACATGTTGTTAGGGTTCTTTTGAGCCTTAATGTTCTgttgtttttatgtattttgcTGAAAATCTAAATTTGAGACCTTTTCTCCATTCACCCCGTGCATTCTTAGAAGTCTGCCTATATGCTTTATTGTTTTTGAGTGATTTTGAAGTTGAAGACAGAAAATATACTGGAGTTATTGGAAGCCTTCAGTGAAACCATATGCCTTTTAATTCATTCTCAAGATGTTGGTATATTTGAGTACTCTATCTGACTATCTCTATCTCTTTGCACTAGAAAATATAGCTTTGTGATAATGTTGGAGTAGCACTTTTGGTAAATCTTATGCCTAGTGAAATTTGACCTGACACCCTTCAGCCACAAGTTTATACAGTAATATCAGTATATGTTCAAGCAAAAGGAATATTCCTTACTTTCTGAAGCAGGATGCAAATGATTAGGAACTGTAAAATAAATAGAATAGAAGTATGAGTGACATGATTTACCATTTGTGTCCAATTTATACACTCACTAAAACAATACAGCTAACATCaatgtatttttatttcattaactTCATATTCTGGTCGCTTTATGGTTTTAGTAAATGTACTTTGAATAGGGTTTAATGAGATTTGACATTTGCTTGTAGAATTATTTTATCTACATAATTTAATGCCAATTTCTTAGAGATATCTGGCACTGTATAAGCTTGTGAGGATGGAGGATGggcacaagattcacttgggaAGTAGAAAACTGGGGTAGAAACATCACTTCTTGACTGTAGTTATTATTCTTTACACATTGCCAGAAAGATTTTTAGGATAATGTGTTTAAATTGTCCCAGTGAATACATTTGAACGATATAAACTTTTGGGAGAGCaagatgaaaatttttaatgcaGTTATGCTTGACTATATGGGTTTTGGATAAATTGTAAAAAAGTATCACACCTGATGAAGCTTCTTATTGCTGTATGCATTTTCAGTTCTTTGACATTCACTGATGTACTTGATTTAATGATGATAGATATAAATAATTTGTTGAGCTATTCTGTTTTTTGTTGATGCAGATTTGTGGTGATATACATGGGCAGTTTTATGACATGAAAGAGCTTTTCAAAGTTGGAGGTGATTGCCCCAagacaaattatttatttctaGGAGACTTTGTTGACAGAGGATTTTACTCTGTTGAGACATTTCTGCTTATGCTTGCTCTTAAGGTAATACAGTAATATTACAAGTGTGTTTGTTAAAAGTTGTGTTATGTGGTTGTTTGGAGATCTATGAGGAGTTTCTTGTTACTTTTATAACAACTATGAGCTTTTGGTCCAGactacttttacattttgattatcCTTTATGTCTTATGGTAAAAGTGTTACCACCCAAGACCTCTATAAGCTTCTAATTTATAATTGGGTCTGGCACTAGGATCATCTTATCAATGTTCAAATCTTTACCTTTAcccattttacatatttactCACCACTTGTAAGTTGTGTACCATCCAAGTTGAATATTCTATTTCCTTTTGTACCATGTCTGTTGTCTGCTTCAATCAACATTGAGCCTTTCCTTCTTTAAAATCTATACAACTGCATCAAAAGGGAACTCTACGAGTTCTTAATGGCAATAATACATGGGAAGAGAAATGCTCTCATAAACTTAGGCTGAACATATGATTCTATTGTGTGTTGTTTTGACTACAATTTTTTAGCATTTTTACTAATAGATGATGCAAAAATCAGGTTAGGTATCCAGATCGAATAACTTTAATCAGAGGTAACCATGAGAGCCGCCAGATCACACAGGTTGGTCCTCCATCATTCTCTAGCTTAACTTATGGTGGTACTAAATGTCTAAATGGCTTCTGAATTGTTCAGGTATATGGATTCTATGATGAGTGCCTGCGAAAGTATGGCTCGGTAAACGTATGGAGATATTGCACAGATATATTTGATTACTTAAGGTTTGTTTCTTTCAAGATAATGGTGgcatttttgtttgaaatttaACAACTTAAGAGATTGAATAGAAAGTGAGTGGCGTTGAATTAATAACATCATTAATTACCTGATTATTAGTTCATGCTTACAAGATCTCATTAGTGAATTCCTATGCGGTAAAATCAGTTGTAGATTTGTTAAAATAATCATATGAATGTTGCATGCTTATGATACGTAATCCTTGAGGTAGTACTTGGTTGAGATAAGGTTACCTCTTTAATTTGCATACTAACTTTACTTGTACTATCCTGCCACTTGGTTTTAGTTACATGGACTTGAATATATTTTTCtgatgaataattggatataaaATGACTAATATCCTGCATGCTGAACATTTCGGAATTTGACACATTAATGCCCCTGGGGATGGACCTTTTGAAACGCCTAAAGTCATAATGCTTGCTTGGCTGTTATGTTTTCGGTTACATGCTGCCTAACTTGTCTTACACTTCTGAATTGCAGCCTGTCAGCCCTAATTGAGAACAAAGTATTTTGTGTTCATGGTGGTCTTTCTcctaatataaatacaatagaCCAGGTTTGCAGTTTGAACTTGAATTCATTACATACATATTTGAGAACCTGAAAATGCATTGACATGATCCATGCCTTAGATTCGAACAATTGATCGGAAGCAAGAAGTGCCCCATGATGGTCCCATGTGTGACCTACTATGGTCTGATCCAGAAGACATTGTTGATGGTTGGGGTTTGAGTCCTCGAGGTGCAGGCTTCCTATTTGGTGGTGGTGTTGTCACAACATTCAATCATGCGAACAACATAGACTACATATGCCGTGCTCATCAGTTGGTAATGGAAGGATATAAATGGATGTTTAATAATCAGATAGTCACTGTTTGGTCTGCTCCGAACTATTGCTACAGGTAAGTTATGTAACGATGCTTAGATCCTTTCGTAATCTATCCtggtgttgagcatataatatataaacataaatgtgtaatccaactatcagcttaagctTTTGGTTGAGatagagcacatgcttcaatttgggaTGAGAGCCAACCCCAtgccaaaggtcatgggttcgaatctctgTGTCACCCGATAAAAAAGAGACAATGTTCCACttgttgcttggagcccataAAAAAGTAATCGGCTCGCAcacgtaaatagaagaaaactaGTAAAATACTCACTGTTTCCTTGTGGTACTGCAGATGTGGGAACATTGCAGCAATTCTTGAACTAGATGAGAATCTTAATAAGCAGTTCCGTGTATTTGAAGCAGCTCCACAGGTCCTCTCTTATATAAATAATCCTTCTCCATTCAGGACTTCTTTTATTACTAAAGCAACTCAGTAAGTGAAATGAGACTTCTCTAAAGTCAGTTTCCCTTTCTTCCGATAAATGCAGGAATCAAGAGGGGCTCCTGCCAAAAAACCTCCTCCAGATTACTTTCTGTAGAACCTGGATCACAATGGGGCTTATGTCATTTACCATCAAATACATTGCTCTGATTGGCTGAATGGCTTGTATGGCACAAGGTATTCAGGTGAATTTCTTTTTGAGGACTGTTCAGAATACATAGGGCACCTATAACCAGCGCTGCCCTGTGATGAGCCTGTTGCATAGAATGAGATTTCTTGTATTCTCGATTCCTTTACCAAGTTGACCGCCCTCATATTTATGTGATAATTGACTCTGCGTGTTATATGCACTATTCTCCATCGAATACAGAAGATGAAAATTTGTACGTTGATTGGAAgactaggtaaatttaaattgatatcATTCCTACAAGGTATGTTGTCATACACTACTTGTCattgtactattattttctCCTACAATTTGTATAGTACCTCCTCTTCCCCAATGAAGaaggtaaaaaataaaacaaaattttttaataactatACAATGGAAATCGCAAAAAGGTGTTAttagtatttattaatagttAAACATGGCCAAGGATGTCCATGGCTTTATGGTTGAGTAGCATTAACCTATAACTTTAAATTAGAATGTCATAAATTGAATTCTTAACACGTTAGATGTACCAAATAAAAATGACAGTCTGGGTTCCTTTATGACTCAGGGTCTCCATCTCTTCTTGAGCATGTTTTGGCGAGAgttatttcaaattgttatatgtttaattgttttggGGGTTTGAATGTGTTTTTttggtaactaaatatattcataatttgataatgtaattatttaaatttattgatttattatcCAAAGTTAAGCTGTAATCATTTTTTTGAGCAGGAAAAAAAGTTACAAGTAAAACGTGAATACATCAACGTGATGGCCGGTAGTTTTATTGTATTTCACTAATGATTTACCAAGTTTTTAGATTTAGGTCAGACAAACTTTTACCTAATATGAATTACAGTACAAACTTTCAAATTTCACATTGTACTGTTACATTTTAAAAGATGATGATTTGATTCATTGATAAGGAATCCCCATGTCCTCATTAGTTGaggatttttattgttttttacatgtcaaatgagagagagagaagtagGAGGGttaaccaaaaaaagaaaaaagaaaaacagaaatttgacataaaaaaaaacataacattgAATAATAACGCGCCTAGCTGGTGGGTTTATTGCAGCCGCCCAGCTGGGCACGGATGTAGCTCAAATGCGCAGTCAAAGCAGTATGcattctccattttttcaacGGTGGAACTAATAAAAACACAACTTGCAGGAAAaaaatccacaaaaaaaaaaaaatcatccttGTTATGAAACTAAAGGAATTGCAAGCAACAACACCAACAAACAGAGCAAGAATGGAATGCGAGAACAATAACAAGAAGAATTGTAAAagagaaatggagagaagggagCTGAGATATTTCTTATTGATATTCTCAATTGGTacatttacaaatgaaatacataGGCCTATATATAGGCAATAACGTTAACCCTTCAATACTCCAAAGGACACTTGAGTCTTCATATGTCCAGAAATACAATAATTGAGATAATGgccacacattattattatattcataacaatCCTCACATTAGTTAAaaatttactccgtatttgataatttttgttCTGCAAAAAATCATGAAAGATGATGCATTGATGGAGATGCTCAAATGCCATCAAGGCACTCCAGTGCCCACGGGGCAAAGTGATCTCATTTGCGCCTAGATCTGATCGCACTTTACCACATCCAATGTAGCATGCACTCGCAACCAAACGCTTTGTCAATGGTTGATAAATATTTTAGaaagtattatttttgtcacgtgatatgattttattaaaataattaaaaacaacaaattatgAACTTATTTTTCTGTTAAGCAATTGTTAACTAATAATCTTTTCCCATGAAAGTAAATCTTACTCTtgctttttaaaatatatcacattgccatataattacatttatagttaaaattgaaaaaaatgtattatctTAATTATCATCCAAATCTATTTATAATATGCTAATCAAAATCGTTAACACAATTTGTTAACTACAAAAGTGCGAATTGACCGCTAATTGCCAAACAAACACAAAATCAGTTCTTGTTACCATCAACTAGTAGGGGCTTAGAGCATTTATATCAATGGATAATTGAGGGTTTTTGGAATAGTGATGTATGATGTGGAGGAAAGAGAGTAATAAGAGAGAAAGAGCTGAGTTCATCTGCAAATCAAAGTTTTAGAACAATGCTCTAGCTTCAACTTGCAACTCTGCTATGCGCGTTTTGCGCACAGCTAGCGCTCGCTcgggcgcgtgcagtgcacgctCAGGTGCGCCAGATAGAtctgcattttaattttttttaaatgatatttgttttattttttttcctcctttttattttctctttttttaatcatatttacaaaagaaaaaactcGGTTGATAAGGATGCTATTATATAGGGCAACTCCATTAAAATTAACGGTACGAATGCAGAAGCTGTGGGGCAATCATAAGTGAGTGAGTGGCATGCAACTCCACGGGAAAATGTTGTTACCTTGATAAACTAAACTAAAAACGACCCAACCAACTACCCAGCCCTCCCACGTTAATTCCTACCATACCAATTACCAATCTACCAACCTACCACCCACGCCCTCTCCCAAGAACACATTGACAACCCCCTCAATCCCTCGCTCGCTCATCTAATCATCTTCAAGACTTCAACCCACAGCACACTCTTTTATGCCTCTGCAAAATCAAAGCCCACCAAAATTGAGCCCAAAGATCGAGTCTTTAACTTCTTTGTTCTCTGGGTCTGCTTTGAGTTCCAGAATTTTCATGGCTGACACAATCTTGAGTGCTCTTTTAGCTTTACTACTCATTTCTTCATGTACCCATCATGCTGAGTCCTATGCAGAAGAGGAAGGGTTCATATGGGTGGAGTTATCCAATAAGGGTCTTGATTTTGCCAAGAACATCTTGATTCACACTGCGGAGTCTTCTTTAGTTCCACTTGAGCTGCCTGATATTGACAAGTCTGCGGATATCTCGCTTTTGGGAACAGTTGATATGATTCTTTCTGATATTACTATAAACGCAATTCAAGTGACTTCCTCAGCTGTTAGCACTGCACATTCTGGTGTAGTTTTAAGTGTTTCTGGCGCCACTGCAAATTTGACCATGAATTGGAAGTATTCCTATTCCACATGGTTGCTGGTTCCAATTGAAGTATCCGACAGTGGCCAAGCTTCTGTTCAGGTATGTACTCATACCCCTCACCTTTACTCTGTTGTGTGTTCTTTAATGTATTGGTGAAACATACCCCAAATGTGCAAGCTCAAATATACTGTATTTTTCTAGTTGGCTTTTGCTGGGTTGGGTCTTTGAAGTGGCGAGAAGCCATTAGAAAGTGTGTTCTAAGTAAATGTTGgtcatataatgtataaatataaatgggCACTCAACTATTAGCCAATGTTGCAGAAGGCGCTAGTCGAGCGTTCGGGGATGCTTAGTGCTTAGATATCACCTACGGGGCTGCTGCCTAGGCAGTAGAGTAATTCGAGTATATTGGCTCCACTTTTTTCATTAAGGGCTAGGAGTTGTTAGACTGATATAATTCTCCAAATTAGTCAAATGCAATGTTAGACGGTTAGTTGAGTATATGGTTTGAGAAATATAGAAGAGTAGCCAAACATGAAAAAAAACCACTCAGTCAAGTTGGGCACAGACTCCGCCAAGTTATGCGCTCAACTCAGCCGAGTTAGGTGCCCAACTTGGCACCTAGTCGGCCGTTTAGTCGGTCAGTCGATTAAAAGCCGCGTAGGGCTGAAATTGCTTCAGCCTAGAGGCGGCCGCTTAGGCCAATTTTTACAACAATGCTattagcttagacttttagttagtTGGAGCTCGTCCTTCAATTTGGCATCAAGCCAACCCCAAAAGTAATTGGCCCGCATACGTGAGGGGCGTGTGCATAGACTTCTTTTTGTTGAGACGGAACACATCTTTCAATTGTAAACAAGCTACTTACAAGTACAACATAGAGTGAGTGTTTTTTTTCAGATAGAAAATCCTGAAAAGTTGCAGGAAGGGCCAGATGATGCCAAAAGAATtcacaattattaattatattgaagAAGCAGTTTATCTAACATGATTTCTAGGCTTTATAGAACTCCTTTGCTTGTTTGTTTTTTATCTTCATAAAAGAAAATTCTATGGATGTTGCTTGTGCACAGGTTAGTGGCATGGAAATTGGACTTACTCTCAGTCTTAAGAATCAACAAGGATCCCTTTCACTTTCTCTTGTGAAAAACAAATGCTCTGTGGAAGATATATCAATAAATTTGGAAGGTGGAGCATCCTGGCTATACCAAGGGTATTATTTCATGTTTTTCTAACATTTCCTTCCCACGATTATTTAATCTTGCACTACTAAAATTTTGTTTCGCACTGTAGGGTAGTAGATGCTTTTGAAGGTAAACTAACCTCTGCTGTTGAAGATGCTATTTCGAGTAAAATAAGTGAGGAAGTTGCAAAACTCGATTCATTGTTGCAGTCCCTTCCCAAGGAAGTTCCAATCACTAGTATTGCCACTTTGAATGTTACTTTCGTCGGTAACCCTAAGATAAGCAAATCTTCTCTTGCTCTTGCAATCAATGGGCTAGTAAGTGCGAGGGATGAAGATGATACTCTTCTCCAGAATCACCACAGAGCTCTATATCATCTGATTTCCTCCAAGGGTCCGgactatatgttcacaatttttctGCATGAACTTGTTATAAAATCAGTATTATCCGTTTATTACGAAGTAAGTTCTTAATCATCTCCTTTGGTCTATATGTTCAAATTTAACTCTATTGGTATGATGCTAAAGGGCTTCACTTCATCATTGACATTTAACTTGCATTTCTGTACTCGACTTTGATTAAATTGCGATTTAATTGCTGTTCCTTGTTCAGGCCGGTAAGATGCATTGGATTGTTGATGAAGTACCTGATCAGTTCCTTTTAAACACTGCTCGGTGGAAGTTCATCCTCCCAAACCTATACAAGCAATACCCAAACGATAACATGACCTTGAATATTTCTATATCATCCGTACCAAATATCAAGATAAAAGAACAGCAGATTGATGCAACGGTTACTGCAGATGTGATTATTAACGTTCTGAACGACACTGAAGCTGTACCTGTTGCAGGCATTTCAGTGGTAAGGTTAAGATTTAAATGTACAGTTTCTTCTAGTATATAAAAGTTTGCGAAAATTTAGAAACTCTAATGATGTGTTATCACTCAATAGTCGTCTTCTAATTCCCCATTATATGCTCGAGCAATAACTTGTATGAAATGAAATCGTAAAATGTGCTGCTTAGCTGCTTCTTACTGGTGAAACTTTTGTTCGTTGCAGGAGATCACTGGCTCGGCTTTTCCAGAGATTTCAAGTAACGATGTGGCTGGTAGTATTACATTACATGAGCTCGGGATGTCTTTGGTATGGAGCGAAGTTGGCGATCTAAACATGCTTGCAATCGAGGTACATTGCCTCCTCTTTCACACTCTTCACTGAAATTTCGACATTTCTGCTTACTTTCCCCCCATGATGTTCTAATTCTCCCAAACTTAGGTACTAGGTAGTGCCCAAGTGGCCAAGTTTAAGAATCTTTACATAAATTTCAAGAATTTGAAACATTGTGCAGAGAGTAGTGCTTACTGTACTGAGGATTGGGGTGCTACCATATGTGAATTTTCGACTCGGGCAAGGATTTTCAGTGCCAGATTTCTACGGTTATACACTTGAAAACACAGAAATATCGTGCAGCGATTCCTGGATTATGGTTAGCAGCGACGTGGCACAAACTAACCAGGCATATCTCAGTTAATCTACCTATCTTTTGTGTTCTTGTGTATATAATTAAGATGAATTAGGTGTTGTTTTCTTTCCTGTTTTGATCCATTATGCATCATCACCATCCTTATATGCTTATCCTACATTCTTATAATGTTAGTTGTTCAATGTCCCCTGAGATATATTAGAGGTTGTTAGAAATATAAACAATCTTTTCTCCTCTAATCTTGATAGCGGAAGCATAAGAACGAGCAGCTCCAGCTAAAGTTGTTATCTTGATAGTGTTGGTTGAAGAACTATAgaagttttaaaagttttcTCTACCATTTAATCTCTTGTGCAACTAGATGTAGGGTAAAAACGGTAACAGAAACACTGGGAGGACTGTGCTTAAATAGCTTACGTGTCATCATTATAGCTGAAGTCGTTATGTCTGTTTCAAACAAAAATGACCTATTAAACTTACACCATTTAATAGAAACAAAAAACATGGACCATAAAGATAATTCCTATTAGTGCGAGTAGTATTGACTATGATCAACATGCAACGCGCTCTCTAAGTACTGTATGCGCAACGTGTTCTCTAAGTACTTTATGtggtaataaaatttaatggaTAACTTTTATGCTTATCTTGttcataagtataaaaatagcGTACCctatacataaaaaataatgtacgttatgcatagaaaacaatataaaatgTACTTTATGCATGGTCCACCTAATAAGCATATATTTTGGAACcttaaatagttaaaaataaaccttatgaatatttctcaaaacaaaaaaagaagcccaactttttgaatattttcaaaaaacaaactATGTTTTCTCATACTAAAGacataaaacaatttttttttttattcttaatagTTCACCTATCACCGAAAAATATACAACATTTAATTGCCGTAAAAACGTATACTTTTTCTAATGTTGtgataatatttgattttctattttaattcttctAATTGTTACAGAATATGTTATTATGTGACATTATCGCTATTCattgcaaattttaaaattttatagttttatcataatatttttaattatagagTATGATTTTGTATCACAATTATAAAAAAACTCTGCTACAAAATTACActccttaattaaaaaattatcaaattatgacaaaattgtaacatttacttataagggaatatgtaatacggagtacttactAAAAAATGtgacactttaaaaaaaaagtaatatttttaaattaaaatgtaatatttaggagttaaagagttacttatgagaaaaagtgtaatacttatgaaaaattCAATTCATCTCATGAATATAGATCCATGAGACGGTTTCATCATAAATTTGTCTTTGGTTAATATTCTACtgatatattattaaaatatttgtaaCATTAACTTATTCTCATCCATTtaaatattgtgtgtgtgtgtgtataggatcatatgagatcacttgtttaggtaagatcgtaaGATCAGAttttgtgcatccatttaataatttaatggtctagattgatttaagatgctaagttgaagtgtgtgcgaatggtaataaaatgtatgcgaatggtgattaagtgtgtgcggatgatgattaaatgtgtgccaacgatgattaaatgtgtgccaacggtgattgatgtacaagatttgatctcaaaattttttaatggtctagattgattaagattccaagttgaagtgtgtgcgaacggtgattaaatgtgtgcaaacaaaatgtgtgtcaatcaatttagaccattaaaaagtattatatagatGCACAAGATgcgatctcacgatcttacccaAGCAAGTGGTCCAAGCAAGTGGTCTCACGGGaaccctaccatatatatatatatataaagcaaccCCGGAAAGTGCTGAAGAAACACACTTTCATCTTTTTGTATACAGTAAAAATAGACTTTATTTGTTC
It includes:
- the LOC116008453 gene encoding putative BPI/LBP family protein At1g04970 — its product is MPLQNQSPPKLSPKIESLTSLFSGSALSSRIFMADTILSALLALLLISSCTHHAESYAEEEGFIWVELSNKGLDFAKNILIHTAESSLVPLELPDIDKSADISLLGTVDMILSDITINAIQVTSSAVSTAHSGVVLSVSGATANLTMNWKYSYSTWLLVPIEVSDSGQASVQVSGMEIGLTLSLKNQQGSLSLSLVKNKCSVEDISINLEGGASWLYQGVVDAFEGKLTSAVEDAISSKISEEVAKLDSLLQSLPKEVPITSIATLNVTFVGNPKISKSSLALAINGLVSARDEDDTLLQNHHRALYHLISSKGPDYMFTIFLHELVIKSVLSVYYEAGKMHWIVDEVPDQFLLNTARWKFILPNLYKQYPNDNMTLNISISSVPNIKIKEQQIDATVTADVIINVLNDTEAVPVAGISVEITGSAFPEISSNDVAGSITLHELGMSLVWSEVGDLNMLAIERVVLTVLRIGVLPYVNFRLGQGFSVPDFYGYTLENTEISCSDSWIMVSSDVAQTNQAYLS
- the LOC116011099 gene encoding serine/threonine-protein phosphatase PP-X isozyme 2, yielding MSDLDRQIEQLKRCEPLKESEVKALCLKAMEILVEESNVQRVDAPVTICGDIHGQFYDMKELFKVGGDCPKTNYLFLGDFVDRGFYSVETFLLMLALKVRYPDRITLIRGNHESRQITQVYGFYDECLRKYGSVNVWRYCTDIFDYLSLSALIENKVFCVHGGLSPNINTIDQIRTIDRKQEVPHDGPMCDLLWSDPEDIVDGWGLSPRGAGFLFGGGVVTTFNHANNIDYICRAHQLVMEGYKWMFNNQIVTVWSAPNYCYRCGNIAAILELDENLNKQFRVFEAAPQESRGAPAKKPPPDYFL